One Pocillopora verrucosa isolate sample1 chromosome 10, ASM3666991v2, whole genome shotgun sequence genomic window carries:
- the LOC131771381 gene encoding neuropeptide FF receptor 1-like: protein MEAKSLNQQKTVQTSIAENNSTINSYDEKANYDNLVFFQLAILFLTLVAGLIGNGLVVGVVISNRQMRTRTNLFLTQLAITGIGVCLFCIPFMIVALLKHGWVFGKPLCQFNGFVVPFWFASSIFTLTAISIHKYFSIVKPLKMIITQRRSLMIILVVWVSALACSIGPIFGWTEIVYKSSSNMCGPRFPRSALDISHTVFLISVVYTIPILAMILLYWRIIEAVKLHCKRIRDTAIIDDRGILAQKKIIITLLFVLAAFVACWTPFFAYGILTLFADASQIPQHFLRFAYICGFLYSVCNPIIIGARNPRFRRGFKELITFQRIRRPSLSPHGAASSPQSLSDRRPSADYLAEKRCSVWFLSSQNSLLRLEPELPQRRRNLRWIETYL, encoded by the coding sequence ATGGAAGCGAAATCCCTCAATCAGCAGAAGACAGTTCAAACAAGTATAGCAGAGAACAATTCCACTATCAACAGCTACGATGAAAAGGCGAATTATGACAATCTCGTCTTTTTTCAACTAGCAATTTTGTTCCTGACTCTTGTAGCTGGCTTGATCGGAAATGGCCTCGTGGTTGGCGTTGTTATCTCCAATCGCCAAATGCGGACACGGACAAACCTTTTTCTGACGCAGCTTGCGATCACAGGGATAGGAGTTTGTTTATTCTGCATACCATTCATGATAGTAGCGCTCCTCAAACACGGCTGGGTGTTTGGCAAGCCACTGTGTCAGTTCAACGGGTTCGTGGTACCTTTCTGGTTTGCTTCGTCCATCTTCACGCTTACAGCCATAAGTATACACAAGTACTTCTCTATTGTTAAGCctttgaaaatgataataacacAAAGACGCTCTCTGATGATCATTCTTGTGGTATGGGTCTCGGCGCTAGCGTGTTCCATAGGTCCCATTTTTGGATGGACTGAAATCGTGTACAAATCATCATCAAATATGTGTGGTCCTCGATTTCCGCGCAGTGCATTGGACATTTCACATACGGTCTTTCTGATATCCGTGGTCTACACAATTCCCATCTTAGCAATGATATTGTTATATTGGAGGATTATAGAGGCGGTGAAGTTGCATTGTAAACGGATCCGTGACACCGCTATCATCGATGATCGAGGTATCTTAGCACAGAAAAAGATTATTATCacccttttgtttgttttagcaGCATTCGTTGCTTGTTGGACGCCATTTTTCGCGTACGGAATCTTGACTCTTTTTGCAGACGCCAGTCAGATTCCACAACATTTTTTACGTTTCGCCTACATCTGCGGATTTCTGTATAGCGTGTGTAATCCTATCATAATAGGCGCGCGAAATCCGCGCTTTCGAAGAGGGTTTAAGGAACTCATTACCTTTCAAAGAATTAGGAGGCCCTCTCTAAGTCCCCACGGTGCGGCATCCAGCCCACAAAGCTTGAGTGATAGGCGACCATCGGCTGATTATTTAGCTGAGAAAAGATGCTCAGTGTGGTTTCTTTCAAGTCAAAACTCACTGCTACGTTTGGAACCAGAACTTCCACAAAGACGTCGAAACTTACGATGGATTGAAACATATCTCTGA
- the LOC131771351 gene encoding uncharacterized protein isoform X2: MKAGKLIFSDTCALHNIVIGGGIFPRIHRDQQRSKEKCQAGKTQLLRKTSRGSRRCSSWKQHEGTQRNHHEIVGQIVFKISISVTTVGESSRVMKWYVISAVLCSFVTFSHAEESKTHSLLKMPSRFTSVDISGSRYPDN; this comes from the exons atgaaagcgGGGAAACTGATATTTTCTGACACCTGTGCTCTTCACAACATAGTCATTGGAGGTGGCATCTTTCCAAGAATACACCGCGATCaacaaagaagtaaagaaaagtgtCAAGCCGGAAAAACGCAGCTACTTAGAAAGACTAGCAGAGGAAGTAGAAGATGCAGCAGCTGGAAGCAACATGAAGGGACTCAACGAAACCACCACGAAATTGTCGGGCAG ATAGTATTCAAAATTAGTATTAGTGTAACCACCGTGGGAGAAAGCAGCAGAGTG ATGAAGTGGTACGTTATTTCAGCGGTGTTGTGCAGTTTTGTGACTTTTTCACATGCCGAGGAATCGAAGACACATTCACTCCTGAAGATGCCATCAAGATTTACATCCGTAG ACATCTCAGGTAGTAGATATCCAGACAATTAA
- the LOC131771351 gene encoding uncharacterized protein isoform X1, producing the protein MKAGKLIFSDTCALHNIVIGGGIFPRIHRDQQRSKEKCQAGKTQLLRKTSRGSRRCSSWKQHEGTQRNHHEIVGQIVFKISISVTTVGESSRVMKWYVISAVLCSFVTFSHAEESKTHSLLKMPSRFTSTSQVVDIQTIKCSDKQYCRDNQTCCLALGVPYGCCPLPKAVCCPNKRTCCPHGFVCVEYGKICLPRYQISKMETIRVAKRTRVALKKNTDNTYDNSWLRGRY; encoded by the exons atgaaagcgGGGAAACTGATATTTTCTGACACCTGTGCTCTTCACAACATAGTCATTGGAGGTGGCATCTTTCCAAGAATACACCGCGATCaacaaagaagtaaagaaaagtgtCAAGCCGGAAAAACGCAGCTACTTAGAAAGACTAGCAGAGGAAGTAGAAGATGCAGCAGCTGGAAGCAACATGAAGGGACTCAACGAAACCACCACGAAATTGTCGGGCAG ATAGTATTCAAAATTAGTATTAGTGTAACCACCGTGGGAGAAAGCAGCAGAGTG ATGAAGTGGTACGTTATTTCAGCGGTGTTGTGCAGTTTTGTGACTTTTTCACATGCCGAGGAATCGAAGACACATTCACTCCTGAAGATGCCATCAAGATTTACATCC ACATCTCAGGTAGTAGATATCCAGACAATTAAATGTTCCGATAAGCAATATTGTCGTGATAATCAAACATGTTGTCTTGCTCTTGGAGTGCCGTATGGATGTTGTCCTTTACCAAAGGCTGTTTGTTGCCCGAATAAAAGAACCTGTTGTCCACATGGATTTGTTTGCGTCGAGTATGGAAAGATTTGTTTACCGCGTTATCAAATATCAAAGATGGAGACCATTCGTGTTGCTAAGAGAACACGGGTAGCGTTAAAGAAAAACACTGACAACACTTATGACAATTCTTGGCTCCGTGGTCGCTACTAA
- the LOC131771334 gene encoding serine/threonine-protein kinase Nek8: MENYEKIKSIGRGAYGTVYLCRRNSDGCHVIIKQIPVEEMSKEERVAAKNEVQVLSMLKHPNIIAYLESFVEEKALMIVMEYAQGGTMYTFLEEREGKLLDEDEIIRLFVQIVLALCHVHQQNILHRDLKTQNILLNKTRKVVKIGDFGISKILSSKSKANSVIGTPCYISPELCEGKPYNQKSDIWALGCVLYELATLKKAFEASNLPALVMKIMKGNFIPISERYSEDFKNLVLNMLQVDPAKRPTLRQIMAQPLVVNALFNLQTDVGRVPCNRAPRPTAGISAVIPPKSGRSSTGSRPTGNQVYRTSSTNSASVILEGLPDFKPREPQYVVYLWGGGIRSPAKLTLPQHDSDVVQVAIGRALKTGVSKSGRMIIWDSNKKAVDISSDGAEKGRLLEDMWVPRFLEGQSGVTIVEVSCGDFFVACLTDRGILMTFGNGMHGALGHGNHNDVGQAKIVEQLIGFEVKQVSCGASHVMVVTADRELFSWGRGDNGRLGLGNQQSFSLPQPVSLEPGFTAKQVKCGVDCSFVLTLNNRLLACGSNRCNKLALDTEDQSVDESHILRPITSLPVMAEPVKAVTMGTSHTAVLTDSGKCLTFGSNSFGQLGYEREGSCREPRVVKALENKKLTFVSCGDTFTVAVSNDGEVFSWGKGARGRLGLQTDEDCATPMSVTLSTKLKVLSVSCSHSTTLMCGQVL, encoded by the exons ATGGAAAACTACGAAAAAATCAAGAGTATTGGTCGTGGTGCCTACGGAACTGTATATTTGTGCAGACGAAATTCCGATGGATGCCATGTTATCATCAAACAAATTCCAGTGGAAGAAATGAGTAAAGAAGAGAGAGTGGCCGCTAAAAACGAAGTTCAAGTGCTTTCCATGCTGAAACATCCAAATATCATCGCATATCTTGAGAGTTTCGTCGAGGAAAAAGCGCTAATGATAGTGATGGAATATGCCCAAGGAGGTACCATGTACACCTTTCTCGAGGAACGCGAAGGAAAGCTGCTTGACGAAGACGAGATAATACGACTTTTCGTACAAATTGTGTTGGCTCTTTGTCACGTCCACCAACAAAATATCCTTCATAGGGATCTTAAGACTCAAAACATTTTACTAAACAAGACAAGGAAGGTTGTAAAGATCGGAGATTTTGGCATCTCAAAAATACTGAGTAGCAAAAGCAAGGCTAATTCAGTGATAGGCACGCCATGTTACATTTCGCCTGAACTGTGCGAGGGCAAACCATATAATCAAAAAAGCGATATTTGGGCTCTTGGATGTGTTTTATACGAACTAGCTACGTTAAAGAAAGCGTTCGAGGCGTCCAATTTACCTGCTTTGgtaatgaaaattatgaaaggGAACTTCATTCCGATTTCGGAAAGATACAGTGAAGATTTCAAGAATCTTGTTTTAAACATGCTTCAGGTGGACCCTGCTAAAAGGCCAACTCTGCGGCAAATCATGGCACAACCGCTTGTTGTCAACGCTTTGTTTAATCTACAAACTGATGTGGGACGAGTTCCATGTAACAGAGCGCCAAGACCAACGGCAGGAATATCAG CTGTCATACCTCCAAAAAGTGGACGATCGTCAACTGGCAGCCGTCCCACAGGTAATCAAGTCTATCGCACCAGCTCCACAAACTCAGCATCTGTAATTCTTGAAGGACTTCCTGATTTTAAGCCACGAGAGCCACAGTATGTGGTGTACCTGTGGGGCGGTGGCATCAGATCACCAGCCAAACTGACACTTCCGCAGCATGACTCTGACGTGGTTCAGGTAGCCATAGGTAGGGCACTGAAAACAGGGGTCTCCAAAAGTGGACGCATGATAATCTGGGATTCCAATAAAAAGGCAGTGGATATTTCTTCAGATGGAGCTGAGAAGGGGAGATTGTTAGAAGATATGTGGGTACCAAGGTTCCTGGAGGGGCAGTCTGGAGTGACAATAGTTGAAGTATCCTGTGGGGATTTCTTTGTGGCTTGCTTGACAG ATCGTGGAATCCTCATGACATTTGGAAATGGTATGCATGGTGCATTAGGACATGGAAATCACAATGATGTTGGTCAGGCCAAAATTGTGGAACAGTTAATTGGATTTGAAGTTAAGCAG GTGTCCTGTGGTGCTTCCCATGTCATGGTCGTCACGGCTGATCGAGAACTCTTCTCATGGGGACGGGGTGACAACGGACGTTTGGGGCTTGGAAACCAGCAGTCGTTCTCTCTTCCACAACCTGTCAGTCTTGAACCTGGTTTCACTGCCAAACAGGTCAAATGCGGCGTAGACTGCTCTTTTGTGCTGACATTGAACAACAGGCTGTTAGCTTGCGGTAGTAACAGATGCAACAAGCTAGCGCTAGACACTGAAGACCAATCCGTGGACGAGTCACATATACTGAGACCCATCACTTCCCTGCCCGTGATGGCCGAGCCTGTCAAGGCTGTCACCATGGGAACGTCACACACTGCGGTGCTAACGGACAGTGGTAAATGCCTGACATTCGGTTCCAATTCATTTGGCCAGCTCGGTTATGAACGCGAGGGAAGTTGCCGGGAGCCTAGAGTAGTTAAAGCTTTGGAAAACAAGAAGCTTACGTTTGTTTCTTGCGGAGACACTTTTACAGTTGCAGTAAGCAATGATGGAGAAGTGTTTTCGTGGGGAAAGGGTGCTAGAGGGCGGCTGGGATTGCAGACGGACGAAGACTGTGCCACACCCATGTCTGTTACTTTATCAACGAAACTGAAAGTCTTGTCTGTGTCGTGTAGCCACAGTACTACCTTGATGTGCGGGCAGGTGCTTTGA